Proteins from one Candidatus Hydrogenedentota bacterium genomic window:
- a CDS encoding TPM domain-containing protein, translating into MKRFRATFGLILMLGILGGPTVDVANAARIHLSPLAPGDCIQDSAGLITEKDKQVIREMGETLWAEKKIPLVVVTINSMAASGWPRGSIESFARTLFEQWGREPDFAYSASWRRGILLVVSNGDRKARIELGPDWEGRYDEQCQRIMDRFMIPEFKEDHLSSGIYRGVAGLVGMCQGVELPIPLWKSLLALVMFMVVLPAIVVVGIYGKKWLDKGRDPVDNAERKIAQLQGTQAAARREHRGRKSDVVDRHGAHGGGGFGGGGGATGSW; encoded by the coding sequence ATGAAACGTTTTCGGGCAACTTTCGGGCTGATATTGATGCTCGGTATTCTCGGTGGGCCGACGGTTGATGTGGCGAACGCCGCCCGGATCCACCTCTCGCCCCTGGCCCCGGGGGATTGCATCCAGGATTCCGCTGGACTTATCACGGAGAAGGATAAGCAAGTCATCCGCGAAATGGGTGAAACCCTGTGGGCGGAAAAGAAGATTCCGCTGGTAGTGGTCACCATCAATTCCATGGCCGCTTCGGGCTGGCCGCGGGGCTCCATTGAATCCTTCGCGAGAACCCTCTTTGAACAATGGGGGCGGGAGCCGGATTTTGCGTACTCGGCGTCGTGGCGTCGGGGAATCTTGCTGGTCGTGTCCAACGGGGACCGCAAGGCGCGCATCGAGTTGGGCCCGGATTGGGAGGGGCGGTACGACGAGCAATGCCAGCGCATCATGGACCGGTTCATGATCCCGGAGTTTAAGGAGGACCACCTATCCAGCGGTATTTACAGGGGCGTTGCGGGGCTGGTGGGGATGTGCCAGGGCGTAGAATTGCCAATTCCCCTCTGGAAGAGCCTCCTGGCCCTTGTTATGTTCATGGTCGTACTTCCCGCAATCGTCGTAGTGGGCATTTACGGCAAGAAATGGCTGGATAAGGGACGCGATCCCGTCGACAATGCCGAGCGCAAGATAGCGCAGCTGCAAGGAACCCAGGCCGCCGCAAGACGCGAACACCGAGGAAGAAAAAGCGACGTTGTTGACAGACACGGGGCTCATGGCGGCGGGGGCTTTGGCGGCGGCGGTGGCGCCACGGGGTCGTGGTGA